In Methanomassiliicoccus sp., a single window of DNA contains:
- a CDS encoding DUF4352 domain-containing protein: MLIIGVVAAVVVLLIAAVAASLGGNTKATDKNNGSSDNTASNSQLAMTVSRIRGHHSADMMDQAADGNIIVMAYANITNNGATSTLVSALYLTLTCSDGKNYTTSWKGDTFTALRLDHAKSTAIYCAFEIPVGVTPTSLKFDDHTDSIIVPVTSSIIDLSYPQFAEISRVTHTDPLVYSPYILPAAGNKYVQVTLILKNDLATTLTLYGSYFKLETSDGQTHDITYSVSPMMPDDMQSGASAIIQVNFEVSQSSTPTKLLYDDYVNTVTVNL, from the coding sequence TTGCTTATCATTGGGGTGGTCGCCGCAGTGGTCGTCCTGCTCATCGCAGCAGTCGCGGCCTCATTGGGGGGAAACACCAAGGCCACTGACAAAAACAATGGATCGAGCGACAACACTGCTAGCAACTCTCAGCTCGCCATGACGGTATCGAGGATCAGGGGACATCACTCTGCCGACATGATGGATCAGGCTGCTGATGGCAATATCATCGTCATGGCCTACGCCAACATCACCAACAATGGCGCAACGTCGACGCTCGTGTCCGCGCTGTACCTGACTCTGACCTGCTCGGATGGCAAGAACTACACCACTTCATGGAAGGGCGACACCTTCACCGCGCTGAGACTCGATCACGCCAAGTCGACCGCCATTTACTGCGCCTTCGAGATCCCAGTCGGTGTCACTCCCACATCGCTTAAGTTTGATGATCATACCGACAGCATCATCGTCCCGGTCACCTCGAGCATCATCGACCTGTCCTATCCGCAGTTCGCCGAGATCTCCAGGGTTACCCATACGGATCCTCTCGTCTACAGCCCATACATTCTCCCGGCTGCTGGCAACAAGTATGTGCAGGTAACCCTGATTTTGAAGAACGATCTGGCCACCACGCTGACACTATACGGCTCCTACTTCAAGCTGGAGACCTCTGACGGACAGACCCATGACATCACCTACTCCGTTTCCCCGATGATGCCGGACGACATGCAGTCCGGAGCCTCGGCCATCATTCAGGTGAATTTTGAGGTCTCCCAGAGCTCGACCCCGACCAAGCTGCTCTATGACGATTACGTCAACACCGTCACAGTCAATTTGTAA
- a CDS encoding SHOCT domain-containing protein, which produces MRKLDSRQGIFGLILALLLVVLLVIFVVIMVLAVLYGFALFLVYFPWLFVLIIVFLLIWWVFRTAFGWPHRRYYYNYYQYPYAPRTSSRTPEEVLDQRYARGEISRDEYLRMREDMRMGR; this is translated from the coding sequence ATGCGGAAACTGGACTCTCGCCAGGGGATATTTGGCCTGATATTAGCGCTTCTCTTGGTAGTGTTGTTGGTAATATTTGTAGTAATCATGGTGCTCGCCGTCCTCTATGGCTTTGCCCTTTTCCTGGTTTATTTTCCGTGGCTGTTCGTCCTCATCATCGTATTCCTCTTGATCTGGTGGGTTTTTCGGACCGCGTTCGGTTGGCCTCACCGGCGTTACTACTACAATTACTATCAATACCCGTATGCTCCGCGTACGTCCAGCCGCACTCCCGAAGAGGTGCTGGATCAAAGATACGCTCGCGGAGAGATCAGCAGGGATGAGTATCTTAGGATGAGAGAGGACATGAGAATGGGCAGATAG